In the genome of Quercus robur chromosome 3, dhQueRobu3.1, whole genome shotgun sequence, one region contains:
- the LOC126716650 gene encoding UPF0481 protein At3g47200-like isoform X3 — protein sequence MNEIFLEADLLQEMIDHQARSQEINEHGADWIINGCNIPTELKSFLDDQGHPIKEQKIKCTKRILSVPTVTCPKVPPMLRKRSNEYFDPKILSFGPYHHGKPELQEGETHKTKFMLEFIKESDKSVQEFYSEVRKMNRDNRACYVDGSTNNYDDNKFALMMLRDGCSILYLLDLVLNNTTKIGEVFADRRDILPYILPDMILLENQIPFAVLELLMSLRNNKNVWPRMIKSFIYFVLWGILEKTVTGDENEEASSLTKVSDDASRRNHLLEHIYKKLTKIRKKERQNEDASTMEPEFDYANFFPSFNSVIKLKAKGIHFRPINSSFLRLAKIGKSISLRDVEFSPGFLRAELKLPPLILDPAKIKLYNNLAAFEWCPPTSNDAVLTSYISFLNTLIDSPDDVKELRSKRILLNNVGSDEEVVKMLREITTCERQDVTFYHNVRKAIEKHYNSQIRTWEAEIIYKYFSSPWTVLGLFAAIVVLVLTVVQTCFTVHPVK from the exons ATG AATGAGATCTTCTTGGAAGCAGACCTATTGCAAGAAATGATTGATCACCAAGCCCGATCTCAAGAAATTAATGAACACGGAGCTGATTGGATAATCAACGGCTGTAACATACCCACGGAGCTAAAATCCTTTCTGGACGATCAAGGCCACCCCATAAAAGAACAGAAAATAAAG tgtaccaaacgtatcCTAAGCGTACCGACAGTCACTTGTCCGAAAGTCCCGCCAATGCTGCGAAAAAGAAGCAACGAATACTTTGATCCCAAGATTCTCTCTTTCGGTCCTTACCACCATGGCAAACCAGAACTCCAGGAAGGAGAGACgcacaaaacaaaattcatgCTGGAGTTTATTAAAGAATCTGACAAatcggttcaggaattttacaGTGAAGTACGTAAAATGAATCGTGACAATAGAGCTTGTTATGTTGATGGTTCAACGAACAATTATGATGATAATAAGTTTGCATTGATGATGCTTCGAGATGGCTGTTCCATTCTATATCTACTGGACCTCGTACTAAATAATACGACTAAAATAGGAGAGGTCTTTGCAGATCGTAGAGACATACTTCCGTATATACTTCCTGACATGATTTTGCTGGAAAACCAAATTCCTTTTGCAGTTTTGGAACTTTTGATGAGCCttagaaacaataaaaatgtaTGGCCAAGAATGATCAagtcattcatttattttgttctttggGGAATATTAGAGAAGACAGTTACTGGAGACGAGAATGAGGAGGCATCTTCATTAACCAAAGTTAGTGATGATGCAAGTAGAAGGAATCATCTCcttgaacatatatataaaaaattaaccaaaattagGAAAAAGGAGAGACAGAATGAGGATGCAAGTACAATGGAGCCAGAGTTTGattatgcaaatttttttccGTCATTCAATTCTGTTATAAAACTTAAAGCTAAGGGGATCCATTTCAGGCCTATCAATTCTAGTTTTCTTCGTCTAGCAAAAATTGGAAAATCAATTTCTCTACGAGATGTAGAATTCAGTCCTGGCTTCCTCCGCGCAGAGCTTAAGCTTCCCCCCCTCATCCTTGATCCTGCTAAAATAAAACTGTATAACAACTTGGCAGCCTTTGAATGGTGTCCTCCTACGTCCAATGATGCTGTTCTTACATCTTACATCAGTTTCCTGAATACACTCATTGATAGTCCCGATGATGTGAAAGAGTTGCGGTCCAAGCGTATACTTCTCAACAATGTAGGCAGTGACGAAGAGGTAGTTAAAATGCTTAGAGAGATTACCACGTGTGAGAGGCAGGATGTTACATTTTACCACAATGTTAGAAAAGCTATTGAAAAGCATTATAATAGCCAGATAAGAACTTGGGAGGCTGAGataatttacaaatattttagcAGCCCATGGACTGTCCTTGGCTTATTTGCTGCAATTGTTGTCCTCGTTTTAACTGTTGTGCAGACTTGCTTCACTGTCCACCCtgtaaaataa
- the LOC126716650 gene encoding UPF0481 protein At3g47200-like isoform X2, translating into MENEIFLEADLLQEMIDHQARSQEINEHGADWIINGCNIPTELKSFLDDQGHPIKEQKIKCTKRILSVPTVTCPKVPPMLRKRSNEYFDPKILSFGPYHHGKPELQEGETHKTKFMLEFIKESDKSVQEFYSEVRKMNRDNRACYVDGSTNNYDDNKFALMMLRDGCSILYLLDLVLNNTTKIGEVFADRRDILPYILPDMILLENQIPFAVLELLMSLRNNKNVWPRMIKSFIYFVLWGILEKTVTGDENEEASSLTKVSDDASRRNHLLEHIYKKLTKIRKKERQNEDASTMEPEFDYANFFPSFNSVIKLKAKGIHFRPINSSFLRLAKIGKSISLRDVEFSPGFLRAELKLPPLILDPAKIKLYNNLAAFEWCPPTSNDAVLTSYISFLNTLIDSPDDVKELRSKRILLNNVGSDEEVVKMLREITTCERQDVTFYHNVRKAIEKHYNSQIRTWEAEIIYKYFSSPWTVLGLFAAIVVLVLTVVQTCFTVHPVK; encoded by the exons ATG GAGAATGAGATCTTCTTGGAAGCAGACCTATTGCAAGAAATGATTGATCACCAAGCCCGATCTCAAGAAATTAATGAACACGGAGCTGATTGGATAATCAACGGCTGTAACATACCCACGGAGCTAAAATCCTTTCTGGACGATCAAGGCCACCCCATAAAAGAACAGAAAATAAAG tgtaccaaacgtatcCTAAGCGTACCGACAGTCACTTGTCCGAAAGTCCCGCCAATGCTGCGAAAAAGAAGCAACGAATACTTTGATCCCAAGATTCTCTCTTTCGGTCCTTACCACCATGGCAAACCAGAACTCCAGGAAGGAGAGACgcacaaaacaaaattcatgCTGGAGTTTATTAAAGAATCTGACAAatcggttcaggaattttacaGTGAAGTACGTAAAATGAATCGTGACAATAGAGCTTGTTATGTTGATGGTTCAACGAACAATTATGATGATAATAAGTTTGCATTGATGATGCTTCGAGATGGCTGTTCCATTCTATATCTACTGGACCTCGTACTAAATAATACGACTAAAATAGGAGAGGTCTTTGCAGATCGTAGAGACATACTTCCGTATATACTTCCTGACATGATTTTGCTGGAAAACCAAATTCCTTTTGCAGTTTTGGAACTTTTGATGAGCCttagaaacaataaaaatgtaTGGCCAAGAATGATCAagtcattcatttattttgttctttggGGAATATTAGAGAAGACAGTTACTGGAGACGAGAATGAGGAGGCATCTTCATTAACCAAAGTTAGTGATGATGCAAGTAGAAGGAATCATCTCcttgaacatatatataaaaaattaaccaaaattagGAAAAAGGAGAGACAGAATGAGGATGCAAGTACAATGGAGCCAGAGTTTGattatgcaaatttttttccGTCATTCAATTCTGTTATAAAACTTAAAGCTAAGGGGATCCATTTCAGGCCTATCAATTCTAGTTTTCTTCGTCTAGCAAAAATTGGAAAATCAATTTCTCTACGAGATGTAGAATTCAGTCCTGGCTTCCTCCGCGCAGAGCTTAAGCTTCCCCCCCTCATCCTTGATCCTGCTAAAATAAAACTGTATAACAACTTGGCAGCCTTTGAATGGTGTCCTCCTACGTCCAATGATGCTGTTCTTACATCTTACATCAGTTTCCTGAATACACTCATTGATAGTCCCGATGATGTGAAAGAGTTGCGGTCCAAGCGTATACTTCTCAACAATGTAGGCAGTGACGAAGAGGTAGTTAAAATGCTTAGAGAGATTACCACGTGTGAGAGGCAGGATGTTACATTTTACCACAATGTTAGAAAAGCTATTGAAAAGCATTATAATAGCCAGATAAGAACTTGGGAGGCTGAGataatttacaaatattttagcAGCCCATGGACTGTCCTTGGCTTATTTGCTGCAATTGTTGTCCTCGTTTTAACTGTTGTGCAGACTTGCTTCACTGTCCACCCtgtaaaataa
- the LOC126716650 gene encoding UPF0481 protein At3g47200-like isoform X1, with protein MGKPAQENEIFLEADLLQEMIDHQARSQEINEHGADWIINGCNIPTELKSFLDDQGHPIKEQKIKCTKRILSVPTVTCPKVPPMLRKRSNEYFDPKILSFGPYHHGKPELQEGETHKTKFMLEFIKESDKSVQEFYSEVRKMNRDNRACYVDGSTNNYDDNKFALMMLRDGCSILYLLDLVLNNTTKIGEVFADRRDILPYILPDMILLENQIPFAVLELLMSLRNNKNVWPRMIKSFIYFVLWGILEKTVTGDENEEASSLTKVSDDASRRNHLLEHIYKKLTKIRKKERQNEDASTMEPEFDYANFFPSFNSVIKLKAKGIHFRPINSSFLRLAKIGKSISLRDVEFSPGFLRAELKLPPLILDPAKIKLYNNLAAFEWCPPTSNDAVLTSYISFLNTLIDSPDDVKELRSKRILLNNVGSDEEVVKMLREITTCERQDVTFYHNVRKAIEKHYNSQIRTWEAEIIYKYFSSPWTVLGLFAAIVVLVLTVVQTCFTVHPVK; from the exons ATG GGTAAACCTGCACAGGAGAATGAGATCTTCTTGGAAGCAGACCTATTGCAAGAAATGATTGATCACCAAGCCCGATCTCAAGAAATTAATGAACACGGAGCTGATTGGATAATCAACGGCTGTAACATACCCACGGAGCTAAAATCCTTTCTGGACGATCAAGGCCACCCCATAAAAGAACAGAAAATAAAG tgtaccaaacgtatcCTAAGCGTACCGACAGTCACTTGTCCGAAAGTCCCGCCAATGCTGCGAAAAAGAAGCAACGAATACTTTGATCCCAAGATTCTCTCTTTCGGTCCTTACCACCATGGCAAACCAGAACTCCAGGAAGGAGAGACgcacaaaacaaaattcatgCTGGAGTTTATTAAAGAATCTGACAAatcggttcaggaattttacaGTGAAGTACGTAAAATGAATCGTGACAATAGAGCTTGTTATGTTGATGGTTCAACGAACAATTATGATGATAATAAGTTTGCATTGATGATGCTTCGAGATGGCTGTTCCATTCTATATCTACTGGACCTCGTACTAAATAATACGACTAAAATAGGAGAGGTCTTTGCAGATCGTAGAGACATACTTCCGTATATACTTCCTGACATGATTTTGCTGGAAAACCAAATTCCTTTTGCAGTTTTGGAACTTTTGATGAGCCttagaaacaataaaaatgtaTGGCCAAGAATGATCAagtcattcatttattttgttctttggGGAATATTAGAGAAGACAGTTACTGGAGACGAGAATGAGGAGGCATCTTCATTAACCAAAGTTAGTGATGATGCAAGTAGAAGGAATCATCTCcttgaacatatatataaaaaattaaccaaaattagGAAAAAGGAGAGACAGAATGAGGATGCAAGTACAATGGAGCCAGAGTTTGattatgcaaatttttttccGTCATTCAATTCTGTTATAAAACTTAAAGCTAAGGGGATCCATTTCAGGCCTATCAATTCTAGTTTTCTTCGTCTAGCAAAAATTGGAAAATCAATTTCTCTACGAGATGTAGAATTCAGTCCTGGCTTCCTCCGCGCAGAGCTTAAGCTTCCCCCCCTCATCCTTGATCCTGCTAAAATAAAACTGTATAACAACTTGGCAGCCTTTGAATGGTGTCCTCCTACGTCCAATGATGCTGTTCTTACATCTTACATCAGTTTCCTGAATACACTCATTGATAGTCCCGATGATGTGAAAGAGTTGCGGTCCAAGCGTATACTTCTCAACAATGTAGGCAGTGACGAAGAGGTAGTTAAAATGCTTAGAGAGATTACCACGTGTGAGAGGCAGGATGTTACATTTTACCACAATGTTAGAAAAGCTATTGAAAAGCATTATAATAGCCAGATAAGAACTTGGGAGGCTGAGataatttacaaatattttagcAGCCCATGGACTGTCCTTGGCTTATTTGCTGCAATTGTTGTCCTCGTTTTAACTGTTGTGCAGACTTGCTTCACTGTCCACCCtgtaaaataa